Proteins encoded in a region of the Stieleria neptunia genome:
- a CDS encoding RNA polymerase sigma factor produces the protein MVENSHSRGETSPKGVLMFVSEVVIERAIYGESEAQREIYEALYPRVYRLVRRIAGETDADDVSQDAFMQVLSKLDSYGGKSAFATWVHRVAVNQALQHVRSRSRHPAEPLYESSMTGHDTRGPAGLSELLDAAMHRIDVELRLVFQLKEIDGMAYAEIAQTVGIPEGTVASRMNRARRELQLQLIDLGWEP, from the coding sequence ATGGTTGAAAATTCGCACTCCCGTGGCGAAACGTCGCCTAAAGGAGTGCTGATGTTCGTAAGCGAAGTGGTGATTGAGCGAGCGATTTACGGTGAGTCGGAGGCTCAGCGCGAGATTTACGAGGCACTTTATCCTCGCGTCTACCGGCTGGTCCGGCGGATCGCTGGTGAAACGGATGCGGACGATGTGAGCCAAGATGCGTTCATGCAGGTGCTGTCGAAGCTGGATTCGTATGGCGGCAAATCTGCATTCGCAACTTGGGTCCATCGTGTCGCAGTCAATCAGGCTCTGCAGCACGTCCGCTCTCGCAGTCGGCATCCAGCCGAACCGCTCTACGAGAGTTCGATGACCGGACATGACACGAGAGGACCAGCTGGGTTATCCGAGCTTTTGGACGCGGCGATGCATCGAATTGATGTCGAGCTGAGATTAGTCTTCCAGCTCAAAGAGATTGACGGGATGGCCTACGCAGAGATCGCGCAGACGGTGGGAATTCCCGAGGGGACAGTTGCCTCGCGAATGAATCGAGCAAGGCGCGAACTTCAGCTACAACTTATTGATCTTGGGTGGGAACCTTAA
- a CDS encoding anti-sigma factor family protein, producing the protein MRCQEAAEKLSAYFDNELDSEIAAQVSQHAESCSACQAELRSFAGIRELATQYREPAAKAPSWEAFASRMNSAEPMVLRASAKKPSGRQRLKDTAIIIGALAASVLVLLSLRQGQVPSEHTVAQQHSHDHSHPGAMAGMAPTPIDFQDVVLDFDQDSNMAVSSFASKYDGTEVSIDEAEKDMGFRPQARKSLPAGVQLVSTRLLKLPECNCAEGECLCGPDGCNCVACVCQRPDGSTFMLVEKCKSQKVSFGDLPVQLVRRGNRELQVTQGKNGLAASWEGTHARMTAIGLRDEIELGVLLAAN; encoded by the coding sequence ATGCGATGCCAAGAAGCCGCTGAAAAGCTTTCGGCTTACTTTGATAATGAACTCGACAGTGAAATTGCGGCCCAAGTGAGCCAGCATGCGGAGTCGTGTTCAGCCTGCCAAGCCGAATTGCGATCTTTTGCGGGGATTCGCGAGCTAGCGACGCAGTATCGTGAACCGGCCGCCAAAGCGCCGTCCTGGGAGGCGTTTGCCTCGCGAATGAATTCCGCGGAGCCGATGGTACTGCGTGCGTCTGCGAAAAAGCCCAGCGGCCGTCAGAGATTGAAAGATACCGCAATCATCATCGGCGCGCTCGCGGCCTCTGTTTTAGTATTGCTGTCGCTTCGACAAGGCCAAGTGCCGAGTGAACACACGGTTGCCCAACAGCATTCGCATGACCATTCTCATCCCGGAGCAATGGCTGGCATGGCGCCAACGCCCATCGACTTTCAAGATGTCGTTCTGGATTTCGATCAGGATTCCAACATGGCCGTAAGTTCGTTTGCTTCCAAGTACGACGGAACAGAAGTGTCGATTGACGAAGCAGAAAAGGACATGGGCTTCCGACCTCAGGCGAGAAAGTCGCTTCCTGCGGGCGTTCAGTTGGTTTCGACACGATTGTTGAAATTGCCTGAATGCAACTGCGCCGAAGGCGAATGTTTATGTGGTCCGGATGGTTGCAATTGCGTCGCATGTGTTTGCCAGCGTCCCGACGGATCGACGTTCATGCTGGTCGAAAAGTGCAAGTCTCAAAAGGTGAGTTTCGGCGATTTGCCGGTACAGCTTGTACGTCGAGGAAATCGAGAGTTGCAGGTTACTCAAGGCAAGAATGGGCTAGCCGCTTCTTGGGAAGGCACTCACGCAAGGATGACCGCGATTGGTTTGCGTGATGAGATCGAATTGGGCGTGCTTTTGGCGGCGAACTGA
- a CDS encoding metal-sensitive transcriptional regulator, which yields MLTNDEKRKLNNRLRRVVGQVEAVGRMIENEDYCVDILMQLSAATGALGKVGQIVLEEHLKTCVAEAVQNGNAKEREEKIDELVKLFRKYAGVID from the coding sequence ATGCTTACCAACGACGAAAAAAGGAAACTCAACAACCGACTTCGCCGCGTCGTAGGGCAGGTCGAGGCTGTCGGGCGGATGATCGAGAACGAGGATTATTGTGTGGACATTCTGATGCAACTGTCGGCGGCAACAGGCGCTCTGGGAAAAGTCGGCCAGATCGTTTTGGAAGAGCATCTAAAAACGTGCGTTGCTGAGGCGGTTCAGAATGGTAACGCGAAAGAACGCGAGGAAAAGATTGACGAACTGGTGAAACTGTTTCGCAAGTATGCGGGAGTCATTGATTGA